A part of Ptychodera flava strain L36383 chromosome 11, AS_Pfla_20210202, whole genome shotgun sequence genomic DNA contains:
- the LOC139143992 gene encoding CMP-N-acetylneuraminate-beta-galactosamide-alpha-2,3-sialyltransferase 1-like, with amino-acid sequence MPGMKVKECFCFVLGFTISAVFYFAIQLSTTINLEKRYSTTHSWTRRGPLAEAQSSQLPLAVATPTPMPIEVLNKLMKDDCKLKAVLNVDGPLDVTIADLPVLKSKKSVRDTYMRPPTLVDSYTKPVCSNSLRSTTGPSEWFNERFNPRLKHFLDKNDINKWENFYNLSYCPALPLGLRNVQRRGLIRLVNNGNYSTSPIFSKESQTKCVRCAVVGTSGILKGSNAGAEIDSYDYVFRMNIARLRGFEKDVGNKTSFYFGFPQSLYLRDLNDFQDVYFIFPIFTHFMVSWLELFLNGTIATVPKLSLRNFNNGLLMNPKMIRILHPDFLRHFQINFLNGKGFYPSTGAITAAFALYNCDEIKMFGFGVAGGSTLHYYDKGDTARITTGRTNHNFLNEWNLWDLLEKNNIVSFFRPKGTEQANKTDT; translated from the exons ATGCCGGGAATGAAAGTCAAAGAGTGTTTTTGTTTCGTTCTCGGCTTTACCATTTCCGCAGTGTTTTACTTTGCCATTCAACTTTCGACAACAATCAATTTAGAGAAGCGTTACAG TACTACTCATAGTTGGACGAGACGGGGTCCATTGGCGGAGGCACAGTCATCTCAGCTGCCCCTAGCCGTCGCCACGCCAACACCGATGCCGATAGAAGTGTTGAACAAACTCATGAAGGATGACTGTAAGCTGAAAGCAGTCCTTAATGTTGACGGTCCTCTTGATGTGACCATAGCTGATCTGCCGGTCTTAAAATCTAAGAAAAGCGTCCGAGACACCTATATGAGGCCACCGACATTGGTTGATAGTTACACAAAACCA GTTTGTTCAAACAGCCTGCGGAGCACGACAGGACCATCCGAGTGGTTCAACGAGCGATTTAATCCCAGATTGAAACATTTCCTggacaaaaatgacatcaacaaGTGGGAGAACTTTTACAATCTGTCGTACTGCCCTGCTTTGCCGTTGGGACTCAGAAATGTGCAGCGGCGAG GACTTATCCGTCTTGTGAACAATGGCAATTACTCGACATCGCCGATTTTTTCCAAAGAATCGCAGACCAAGTGCGTTCGATGCGCCGTCGTCGGAACAAGTGGAATACTGAAAGGGTCCAACGCAGGAGCCGAGATTGATTCCTATGACTACGTATTCCG AATGAACATCGCTCGACTGCGAGGCTTCGAAAAGGACGTCGGCAACAAGACTAGTTTCTATTTTGGTTTCCCACAGTCACTGTATCTCAGAGATTTGAATGATTTTCAG GATGTCTACTTCATATTTCCAATATTTACACATTTTATGGTCTCCTGGCTTGAATTGTTTTTAAACGGGACAATAGCTACGGTGCCAAAACT GTCTTTAAGAAATTTCAATAATGGCTTACTGATGAATCCAAAAATGATCAGAATCCTCCATCCCGATTTTCTGAGGCACTTCCAGATAAACTTTTTGAATGGGAAAGGATTTTATCCTTCAACAG gTGCAATCACTGCCGCATTTGCGCTGTACAACTGCGACGAAATCAAAATGTTCGGGTTCGGCGTGGCCGGCGGTTCGACTCTTCACTACTACGACAAGGGGGACACTGCCAGAATCACGACAGGGAGAACCAACCACAACTTTCTCAATGAGTGGAATCTTTGGGATTTACTTGAGAAGAACAACATTGTCAGCTTTTTCCGGCCCAAAGGCACAgaacaagcaaacaaaacagACACTTGA
- the LOC139143993 gene encoding CMP-N-acetylneuraminate-beta-galactosamide-alpha-2,3-sialyltransferase 1-like, translated as MTLRRNARHASASVHRLHKHGHQDKIKFFTHFRFLLLFAIILTYYFVLHCHRAITEEKPKVIIPRPNYKVNLTTVAIPTAPWSLNEILNNYDKLREVFHVDGPLNMTETDLPVMKKRAQILYTYERPPTLSKSFTFSKQACAKSLRKVPGRSKWFNQRFLSSIKLFLDKDDINNWGSFYNLSLCPDHMMGLKNFERIGLIRLVNNDNYSTTPITNVTSPNKCVRCAVVGNSGVLRGSKAGPEIDSYEYVFRVNTAKIQGFEEDVGSKTSFYSGFPNSVYVKELKNITDVYFICHLSGPYAVPWLEELLNGSMASKQNLSLDFISNGSLLNPRKVRVLHPDFIRYFKVRFLGGKGRFPSTGALTAGVALHVCDEIKLFGFGVTDNSFIHYYDELNSSKITNRNSQRKHNFINEWNLWKLLERNHIINRFTSRVKKPKARKKGKR; from the exons ATGACCTTACGACGGAATGCCAGACACGCCTCTGCGTCTGTACATCGCCTTCACAAACATGGCCACCAGGACAAGATTAAATTCTTCACCCATTTCCGTTTTCTTCTGCTTTTTGCCATCATATTAACATATTACTTCGTATTGCATTGCCATCGCGCTATCACAGAAGAGAAGCCTAAAGTCAT TATTCCAAGGCCGAACTACAAAGTCAATCTGACGACCGTTGCAATCCCTACAGCGCCGTGGTCGCTGAACGAAATCCTGAACAATTATGATAAGCTGAGAGAAGTCTTCCACGTAGACGGTCCTTTGAATATGACAGAAACAGACCTTCCTGTGATGAAGAAACGTGCCCAGATCTTATACACATATGAAAGGCCACCTACGTTAAGCAAATCTTTTACTTTTAGTAAACAG GCATGTGCGAAAAGCCTGCGCAAGGTTCCAGGACGGTCAAAATGGTTCAATCAGCGGTTTCTATCAAGCATCAAGCTGTTCTTAGACAAAGATGATATCAACAACTGGGGAAGTTTTTACAATTTATCATTATGTCCCGATCACATGATGGGCTTGAAAAATTTCGAAAGGATAG GGCTGATACGTCTTGTCAACAACGACAATTATTCTACGACTCCGATAACAAACGTCACATCACCAAACAAATGCGTTCGATGTGCCGTTGTTGGAAATAGCGGAGTACTGCGTGGGTCAAAAGCTGGACCTGAAATTGACTCCTACGAGTATGTGTTCAG AGTGAACACTGCAAAAATTCAAGGGTTCGAGGAAGATGTTGGTAGCAAAACCAGCTTCTACAGTGGCTTTCCAAATTCCGTGTATGTTAAAGAGCTGAAAAACATTACG GACgtttacttcatatgtcatttGTCTGGACCGTATGCGGTACCTTGGCTGGAGGAGTTACTGAATGGAAGCATGGCTTCAAAACAAAACCT ATCATTGGATTTTATCAGCAACGGCTCACTGCTTAATCCAAGAAAGGTAAGAGTACTGCATCCAGATTTTATCAGATACTTCAAGGTACGTTTCCTCGGCGGAAAGGGACGTTTCCCTTCGACAG GTGCACTTACAGCGGGAGTTGCCCTACATGTGTGCGATGAAATTAAACTGTTCGGGTTCGGCGTGACGGACAATTCATTTATCCACTATTATGACGAACTGAATTCATCCAAAATAACAAACCGAAACTCACAACGCAAACATAATTTCATCAACGAGTGGAATCTCTGGAAATTGCTAGAACGGAATCACATCATCAACCGATTCACATCGAGAGTCAAGAAGCCAAAGGCGAGGAAAAAGGGAAAGAGGTGA